In Canis lupus baileyi chromosome X, mCanLup2.hap1, whole genome shotgun sequence, one DNA window encodes the following:
- the RTL4 gene encoding retrotransposon Gag-like protein 4 produces the protein MEKYTESPSTLQVEHSSLQVENLILPPQIQHLTEENLDLRGQVMPTLTTPVMSVTCLLEHLSQFHSDPASISGFPARLTTLKFPNPADDVQIKFFFDYLSQQMEGCGVISGSDQNTLLKQYEKFVLEFQQSFGEPIKQEIDPLNKEDNSSSQQDASTFQLLAQNLICNEANQSDHLQEGLADSIHNEVSGTDMMNNLPDLITQCIQLDKKRNDRPELLQSETQFPMLASLIHHQAFSSPTNLPPKEEPIQLRGSQPPLTSAKRARQQEAQLCLYCSQAGHFTRDCLAKRSRAPARINNSTHQ, from the coding sequence ATGGAGAAGTACACAGAATCACCATCTACCTTGCAAGTAGAGCATTCCTCCCTTCAAGTAGAGAATCTGATTCTGCCACCACAAATACAGCATCTGACTGAAGAGAACCTTGATCTAAGGGGCCAAGTCATGCCAACCCTGACCACCCCAGTGATGTCTGTAACATGTTTACTTGAACATCTTTCTCAGTTCCACAGTGACCCTGCCAGTATCTCAGGATTTCCTGCACGGTTGACAACTCTCAAGTTCCCCAATCCTGCAGATGATGTCCAAATCAAGTTCTTTTTTGACTACCTTTCTCAGCAGATGGAAGGTTGTGGAGTCATATCCGGGTCTGACCAGAACACTCTGCTAAAACAGTATGAGAAGTTTGTTCTTGAATTCCAGCAATCATTTGGTGAGCCTATAAAACAGGAAATAGACCCTCTGAACAAAGAGGATAACTCCTCTTCTCAGCAGGATGCTTCTACTTTCCAGCTCCTTGCTCAAAATTTGATCTGTAATGAAGCCAATCAGAGTGATCACTTACAAGAAGGACTAGCTGATTCCATCCACAATGAAGTGAGTGGCACAGATATGATGAACAACCTTCCAGACCTGATCACTCAGTGTATTCAGTTGGACAAGAAACGTAATGACAGGCCAGAGCTTCTTCAGTCAGAGACCCAGTTCCCAATGTTGGCTTCCCTGATCCACCACCAAGCCTTTTCCAGCCCCACAAATCTGCCACCCAAGGAAGAACCTATACAGTTGCGTGGAAGCCAGCCACCTCTCACCTCAGCCAAACGAGCCCGCCAGCAAGAAGCTCAGTTGTGCCTCTACTGCAGCCAGGCTGGTCACTTTACAAGAGATTGCCTCGCCAAACGTTCTCGAGCCCCAGCAAGGATAAATAACTCAACTCACCAGTAA